ATGGCCTAAAAACCCAGCCAACTCTTTCTTTTGCAACTGTATTTCCAGGTAAAGAGCAGGAAATTCACACCCATGCTGGTTATGTGGAAATACTGCATGGTATAGAAGGGGAAAGTATTCATATAATCAATGGAAAAGAGCTAGTTCTTACAAAAGGGAAGCTCGGCTATGTTCCTGATGGTGCCCAACATTACCTTATTAATAAATCAGATAAACCATCCCAGTTTTTAAGTATAGTTTATCCTGCCCTGCCGGCACCATTGAATGAGATGGAAACAATAGATGGCCTGGAATTATATGATATAGATCAATTAGTTAACCTTAATACAATAGCTGATAAATTTGCCCAGAGCGTTAAACTAGCTGTTACTTTGGTGGACAGCAATGGCGTTTTTTTAGCTGAACCAAAAAGCTTTCCTGATTTTTGTTCTCTTTGTATAAAGCAGAAAACGGGTAATTGTGTTCTCTGTACGGAAAAGGGTGAAAAAAAGGGTAAAGAGCTGGTAGTATTTAAATGTAAATTTAAAGTATATTCAATACAATCACCTATTATAATCAATAACAGGTTGCTGGGCTACCTGGGATGTGGTTATGGCAGGGTAGAGACGCCTGCAGATGCTGATGAACTATTGCTCAAAAACTCCTTTTCCGGAAGAGATTATCCTTTAGCCCATAAGGCTTATGTAAATCTAGGCATTATTAACAGGAACCACTTGAAATCTGTCGCAGAAACCCTTTCACTAGTTGGAGCATCTCTTGTGCAGATGATTATAGATTCGGCCAGAAGCAAGCAAATTAGTGCTTATAAGCTCAGCCTGGTAAAAGAAGAGCAGAGAAAAGCGGAACTTGAAAGTTCATTAAACGAGGCCAGGCTAAAATTTCTAGAATCCCAGGTTAACCCTCATTTCCTGTTTAATACGTTAAATACAATTGCTCAAACCTCTTTTATGGAAGGTGCTGCAACTGCATCAAATCTTACCTATGCCTTGTCTAATCTTTTAAGAAGGAGCCTGGGTAAAACACAATCTCTTATTTCAATAGAAGAAGAGATAGAGCAAATAAATGACTATTTACTGATACAAAAGACAAGATTTCCAAGGAAGTTTACCGTTAGAATGGATATCAAAGAAGAAGTTTTATCTACAAAGGTTCCAAATATGACCTTGATGGTTCTAGTTGAAAATGCTATTTTGCATGGATTTTCCAATATTAGGTGGCACGGCATGCTTGAAATCAATGGATATATGAGGAACAACAGGGTTGTTATAGATGTTATTGATAATGGAGCAGGCGTTAAAGACGAAGTGATAAATGAGGTAAGGGAGTTAACAGGTAATAGCTTTAACCCCATATCACCAATGAAGGGAATTGGCTTAAAAAATATTTACAAGCGGCTTGAATACTATTATGGAGAAAAATTCAGTTTCTGTCTTGAAAGATTAAATAAGGGCGGAACCAAAGCAACTATAGAACTGCCAGCTGAAACGGCTATAGAGAACACGTAAACATGACTTTCTATTTTCATTTTTGTTTGCAAGAACACCAATGTTTATCCATGTTA
The DNA window shown above is from Desulfitibacter alkalitolerans DSM 16504 and carries:
- a CDS encoding histidine kinase, whose product is MNQAIRNKINQIFDLEILDEQHYEWGDLYWLQLDSNGLKTQPTLSFATVFPGKEQEIHTHAGYVEILHGIEGESIHIINGKELVLTKGKLGYVPDGAQHYLINKSDKPSQFLSIVYPALPAPLNEMETIDGLELYDIDQLVNLNTIADKFAQSVKLAVTLVDSNGVFLAEPKSFPDFCSLCIKQKTGNCVLCTEKGEKKGKELVVFKCKFKVYSIQSPIIINNRLLGYLGCGYGRVETPADADELLLKNSFSGRDYPLAHKAYVNLGIINRNHLKSVAETLSLVGASLVQMIIDSARSKQISAYKLSLVKEEQRKAELESSLNEARLKFLESQVNPHFLFNTLNTIAQTSFMEGAATASNLTYALSNLLRRSLGKTQSLISIEEEIEQINDYLLIQKTRFPRKFTVRMDIKEEVLSTKVPNMTLMVLVENAILHGFSNIRWHGMLEINGYMRNNRVVIDVIDNGAGVKDEVINEVRELTGNSFNPISPMKGIGLKNIYKRLEYYYGEKFSFCLERLNKGGTKATIELPAETAIENT